In a single window of the Desulfuribacillus alkaliarsenatis genome:
- a CDS encoding VWA domain-containing protein codes for MAEMKQVLLITDGCSNVGEDPVDVARELARENITVNVIGIIDHGMIGQKGIAEVQSIAAAGNGICEIVKSQDLSYTVQAVTQQAVELTIEHVINRQLTQIIGDNRGIQALEPDKRSEVVEYMEDLSEQTPLKIVLLIDVSASMKQKMKDVEEAIYNLSLSLQARSGSSEIAVLAFPGSIQEHTKTLSEFTKEPGLMLELCSTLQARGATPTGPALMEAHSVLSSAKDYVV; via the coding sequence ATGGCAGAGATGAAACAGGTATTATTAATAACTGATGGTTGTTCTAACGTGGGCGAAGATCCAGTAGATGTTGCTAGGGAATTAGCTAGAGAGAACATCACGGTAAACGTAATAGGGATTATCGACCATGGAATGATTGGACAGAAAGGAATCGCTGAAGTACAATCAATAGCTGCAGCTGGTAATGGTATATGTGAGATTGTAAAAAGCCAGGATTTAAGCTATACCGTTCAAGCGGTCACACAGCAGGCGGTTGAGCTAACTATCGAACATGTTATTAACCGGCAGCTAACACAGATAATCGGAGATAATAGAGGTATTCAAGCACTAGAACCAGATAAACGAAGTGAAGTTGTTGAGTACATGGAGGATTTAAGTGAGCAGACACCGTTAAAGATTGTCCTACTAATAGATGTAAGTGCAAGCATGAAACAAAAAATGAAGGATGTTGAAGAGGCCATATATAATCTTTCACTTAGCCTCCAGGCTCGCAGTGGAAGTAGCGAAATTGCAGTTCTAGCATTTCCAGGAAGTATCCAAGAGCATACGAAGACGCTATCGGAATTTACGAAAGAGCCAGGCCTGATGCTAGAGCTTTGCTCTACACTACAAGCGAGGGGCGCAACGCCTACGGGGCCTGCTTTGATGGAAGCGCATAGTGTTCTAAGCAGCGCTAAAGACTATGTTGTCTAA